A single region of the Aptenodytes patagonicus chromosome 7, bAptPat1.pri.cur, whole genome shotgun sequence genome encodes:
- the NAT10 gene encoding RNA cytidine acetyltransferase, giving the protein MQRRKVDNRIRVLIENGVAERQRALFVVVGDRGKDQVVILHHMLSKATVKARPSVLWCYKKELGFSSHRKKRMRQLQKKIKSGTLNIKDDDPFELFIAATNIRYCYYNETHKILGNTFGMCVLQDFEALTPNLLARTVETVEGGGIVVILLRTMNSLKQLYTMTMDVHSRYRTEAHQDVVGRFNERFILSLASCKNCIVIDDQLNILPISSHVANIAPVPPQSQEDSLRPQDLELKELKESLQDTQPVGVLVDGCKTLDQAKAVLKFIEAISEKTLRSTVALTAARGRGKSAALGLAIAGAVAFGYSNIFVTSPSPDNLHTLFEFIFKGFDALQYQEHLDYEIVQSLNPEFNKAVVRVNVFKEHRQTIQYIHPADSVKLGQAELVVIDEAAAIPLPLVKNLLGPYLVFMASTINGYEGTGRSLSLKLIQQLRQQSAQTQVTMTAENKSTATAKLTSARTLHEVSLHESIRYAPGDPVEKWLNDLLCLDCLSITRIISGCPLPETCDLYYVNRDTLFCYHRASEVFLQRLMALYVASHYKNSPNDLQMLSDAPAHHLFCLLPPVPPTQNSLPEVLAVVQVCMEGEISRQSIMNSLSRGKKASGDLIPWTISEQFQDPDFGGLSGGRVVRIAVHPDYQGMGYGSRALTLLQMYYEGKFPCLEEKTIQKPKEIATVSSETVSLLEEVVTPRKDLPPLLLKLSERQAENLDYLGVSYGLTPRLLKFWKRAGFVPVYLRQTPNDLTGEHSCIMLKMLNEEDTEQEPWLTAFWKDFRRRFLSLLSYQFSTFSPSLALNILQNKNIKQQPQPPISRAELESVFIPYDLKRLEMYSRNMVDYHLIMDMVPAIARMFFLNQMGDISLSAAQSALFLGIGLQHKSLDQLEKEVELPSSQLMGLFNRIVRKVVQLFNTVQEKAVEEQMVATKDIVMEPTLKSLSDDLEEAAKEFQEKHKQEVGKLKEMDLTQYIIRGDDEEWNEVLSKAGQNASVVSLKSEKKRKLETARGPKQQKKFKKTKDIKQKWKK; this is encoded by the exons ATGCAGCGCCGGAAAGTGGACAACCGCATTCGGGTGCTGATCGAGAACGGGGTGGCGGAGCGGCAGCGGGCCCTCTTCGTGGTGGTCGGCGACCGCGGCAAGGACCAG GTGGTTATacttcatcacatgttgtctaaAGCAACCGTAAAGGCCAGACCCTCTGTCCTATGGTGTTACAAAAAGGAGCTGGGCTTTAGCAG CCACCGGAAGAAGAGGATGAGACAACTACAGAAGAAGATTAAAAGCGGAACTTTAAACATAAAGGACGATGATCCTTTTGAGTTATTTATAGCAGCCACAAACATTCGCTACTGCTATTACAATGAAACTCATAAGATTCTTGGAAACACTTTTGGCATGTGCGTACTTCAG GATTTTGAAGCCTTGACTCCAAACCTGCTAGCTAGAACTGTTGAAACAGTAGAAGGGGGTGGAATTGTGGTGATTCTCCTGAGAACTATGAACTCACTGAAGCAGCTCTATACAATGACCATG gatGTACACTCTCGATATAGAACAGAGGCACACCAGGACGTGGTAGGGCGGTTTAATGAGAG GTTCATTCTGTCTCTGGCCTCGTGCAAGAATTGCATTGTGATTGATGATCAGCTGAATATCTTGCCCATCTCCAGTCACGTTGCAAACATCGCACCTGTTCCACCACAGTCGCAG GAAGATAGCCTCCGGCCGCAGGACTTGGAGCTGAAAGAACTGAAGGAGAGCTTGCAGGATACACAGCCTGTGGGAGTCTTGGTGGATGGCTGTAAAACCCTGGATCAG GCAAAAGCAGTTCTAAAATTTATTGAAGCCATTTCTGAGAAGACTCTGCGGAGCACTGTGGCATTAACAGCAGCCAGGGGACGTGGTAAATCTGCTGCTTTGGGACTGGCTATTGCTGGAGCAGTAGCTTTTGG ttACTCCAATATCTTTGTCACATCTCCAAGCCCTGATAACCTTCACACTCTCTTTGAGTTCATATTTAAAGGCTTTGATGCACTGCAGTACCAG gaacATCTGGACTATGAGATTGTTCAGTCTTTAAATCCGGAGTTTAACAAGGCTGTTGTCAGAGTGAATGTGTTCAAGGAGCACAGACAGACCATTCAG TACATACACCCTGCTGATTCTGTGAAACTGGGTCAAGCTGAACTGGTTGTGATTGATGAAGCTGCCGCCATTCCTCTACCCCTGGTGAAAAACCTGCTAGGCCCTTACCTTGTTTTCATGGCTTCTACAATCAACGG GTATGAGGGTACTGGTCGATCACTGTCTCTGAAGCTCATTCAGCAGCTCCGTCAACAGAGTGCACAAACCCAAGTCACCATGACAGCAGAGAACAAATCTACGGCTACAGCTAAACTCACCTCAG CTCGTACACTGCATGAAGTCTCCCTCCATGAGTCAATCAGATATGCCCCTGGTGACCCAGTTGAAAAGTGGCTAAATGATCTGCTGTGTTTGGACTGTCTCAGCATCACCAGAATTATCTCCGGCTGCCCGCTGCCTGAGACTTGTGACCT ATACTACGTAAATAGAGACACACTTTTTTGTTACCACAGAGCATCAGAAGTTTTTCTGCAGAGACTGATGGCCCTCTATGTGGCTTCACACTATAAG AACTCACCCAATGACCTCCAAATGCTATCCGATGCACCTGCCCATcatcttttttgccttttgccaCCTGTTCCACCTACCCAGAATTCGTTACCAGAAGTACTTGCTGTTGTTCAG GTGTGCATGGAGGGAGAGATCTCTCGCCAGTCTATCATGAACAGCCTTTCTAGGGGAAAGAAAGCTTCTGGTGATCTTATTCCCTGGACCATTTCAGAGCAG TTCCAAGATCCGGACTTCGGGGGCCTCTCTGGTGGGCGTGTCGTTCGTATTGCAGTTCATCCGGATTATCAGGGG ATGGGCTATGGCAGCAGAGCTCTGACTTTACTGCAGATGTACTACGAAGGCAAATTTccatgtttggaagaaaaaacaattcaaaagCCAAAAGAAATTGCAACTGTAAGCAGTGAG ACTGTTAGTTTATTAGAAGAGGTTGTGACACCTCGGAAAGACTTGCCTCCTTTACTTCTCAAACTAAGTGAGAGACAAGCTGAAAACCTAGACTATCTAGGGGTATCTTATGGCCTAACACCGAGATTACTCAA gtTTTGGAAACGTGCTGGATTTGTGCCAGTTTATCTAAGGCAGACACCA AATGACCTGACTGGTGAGCATTCGTGCATCATGCTGAAGATGCTGAATGAAGAGGACACTGAACAGGAGCCTTGGCTTACTGCCTTCTGGAAAG ATTTTAGGAGGCggttcctttctctgctttcctacCAGTTCAGCACGTTCTCTCCCTCGTTGGCATTGAATATTctacagaacaaaaatatcaaaCAGCAGCCACAACCAC CCATCAGCCGTGCTGAATTAGAATCAGTTTTCATCCCATATGACCTGAAGAGATTAGAGATGTACTCTCGCAACATGGTGGACTATCATCTCATCATGGATATGGTACCTGCCATTGCCAGGATGTTTTTTCTCAACCAGATGGgtgatatctctctctctgctgcacAGTCG GCCCTTTTTCTGGGGATTGGCCTACAGCATAAATCTCTGGACCAACTGGAGAAGGAGGTAGAACTGCCCAGCAGTCAGTTGATGGGCCTCTTCAACAGAATCGTCCGCAAAGTGGTTCAG TTGTTCAACACAGTCCAGGAAAAAGCTGTGGAGGAGCAGATGGTGGCAACAAAGGATATTGTAATGGAGCCAACACTGAAATCTTTAAGTGACGATTTG GAAGAAGCCGCAAAGGAATTCCAAGAAAAACACAAGCAAGAAGTGGGGAAGCTGAAGGAAATGGACCTTACACA ATATATTATCCGGGGTGACGACGAAGAATGGAATGAGGTGCTGAGCAAAGCAGGACAGAACGCTTCCGTCGTCAGTTTGAAAAG tgagaagaagagaaaattagaAACAGCAAGAGGACCCAAGCAACAGAAGAAATTTAAGAAGACTAAAGATATaaagcagaagtggaagaaatGA